One window from the genome of Macrobrachium rosenbergii isolate ZJJX-2024 chromosome 2, ASM4041242v1, whole genome shotgun sequence encodes:
- the LOC136843123 gene encoding nascent polypeptide-associated complex subunit alpha, muscle-specific form-like, translated as MPSRCPQVPSRCPLDPLRSRCPQDPQGAPQDPLPSSQDLCPLKVPSRSSRCPQDPSRSLVALKDPSRCPQDPLKVPSRSPQGAQDPLRCLKIPQASCALAAPKMPPRCPQDPLKVLKIPSRCLKIPSAPQDPSKVPSRSPQGASRSSKVPSGALKIPSGASRSSKVPQDPLRSPQDLKVPSRSQISVPSRSPQGASRSQGAPQDPQDALKMPQIPQRSSGASRSPQSAPKPLKVPSRSPQGALKIPSRCPQDPLKVPQDLKVPSRSPQGALKIPSRCPQDPLKVPSRSPQGALKILKVLLKIPQGALKILKVPQGALKMPLQAQDPLKVPSDPSRCPQDPLKVPQDPKVPQDLPQRCPQDPLKVPSRSPQGALKIPSRSSRCPQDPPRSPQGALKILCASRSPQGGASKIPRCPQDPLKVPSRSPALGSPQDPLKVPSRSPKVLSRCPQDPLKVPQDPLCALKMPSSCLKMPQGALKILRCPQDPLRCPSRCPQDPLKVPSRSLKVPQDPLRCLKILKVPSRSPQVPSRSSKVPSRSPQAALKVPSRSPQDAPLRSPQGPQDPLKVPSQDPLKVPSRCPSRSSQGALKIPQGALKILKIPQVPQDPQDPQGASRSSRCPLPSRSPQGALKIPSRCPQDPLKVPSRSPQGALKIPSRCPQGASRSPQGALSSALKVPPLKIPSRCPQDPLRCPQDPPSRSLSCLKIPSLKILKVPSQDAPKVPCKHPLKIPSRCLKIPQGAPSRSSKMPSRSLRCPQDPLKVPPSRS; from the exons ATGCCCTCAAGGTGCCCTCAGGTCCCCTCAAGGTGCCCTCTTGATCCCCTAAGAtcaaggtgccctcaagatcctCAGGGTGCCCCTCAAGATCCCTTGCCCTCCTCTCAAGATCTCTGTCCcctcaaggtgccctcaagatcctcaaggtgccctcaagatccctCAAGATCCCTTGTTGCCCTCAAAGATCcctcaaggtgccctcaagatcccctcaaggtgccctcaagatcccctcAAGGTGCCCAAGATCCCCTCAGGTGCCTCAAGATCCCTCAGGCCTCATGTGCCCTGGCAGCTCCAAAGATGCCCCcaaggtgccctcaagatcccctcAAGGTCCTCAAGATCCCCTCAAGGTGCCTCAAGATCCCCTCAGCTCCTCAAGATCCCTCaaaggtgccctcaagatcccctcAAGGTGCCTCAAGATCCTCAAAGGTGCCCTCaggtgccctcaagatcccctcAGGTGCCTCAAGATCCTCAAAGGTGCCTCAAGATCCCCTCAGGTCCCCTCAAGATctcaaggtgccctcaagatcccaGATCTCTgtgccctcaagatcccctcAAGGTGCCTCAAGATCTCAAGGTGCCCCTCAAGATCCTCAAGATGCCCTCAAGATGCCTCAGATCCCTCAAAGATCCTCAGGTGCCTCAAGATCCCCTCAAAGTGCCCCCAAGCCCCTCAAG gtgccctcaagatcccctcaaggtgccctcaagatcccctcaaggtgccctcaagatcccctcAAGGTGCCTCAAGATctcaaggtgccctcaagatcccctcaaggtgccctcaagatcccctcaaggtgccctcaagatcccctcaaggtgccctcaagatcccctcaaggtgccctcaagatcctCAAGGTGCTCCTCAAGATCcctcaaggtgccctcaagatcctCAAGGTGcctcaaggtgccctcaagatGCCCTTGCAGGCTCAAGATCCCCTCAAGGTGCCCTCAGATCcctcaaggtgccctcaagatcccctcAAGGTGCCTCAAGATCCCAAGGTGCCTCAAGATCTCCCTCaaaggtgccctcaagatcccctcaaggtgccctcaagatcccctcaaggtgccctcaagatcccctcaag ATcctcaaggtgccctcaagatcctCCAAGATCTCCTCAAGGTGCTCTCAAGATCCTATGTGCCTCAAGATCCCCTCAAGGTGGTGCCTCCAAGATCCcaaggtgccctcaagatcccctcaaggtgccctcaagatcccctGCCCTTGGCAGCCCTCAAGATCCCCTCAAGGTCCCATCAAGATCCCCCAAGGTGCTctcaaggtgccctcaagatcccctcAAGGTGCCTCAAGATCCTCTTTGTGCCCTCAAGATGCCCTCAAGTTGCCTCAAGATGcctcaaggtgccctcaagatcctcaggtgccctcaagatcccctcAGGTGCCCCTCAAGATGCCCTCAAGATCCcctcaaggtgccctcaagatccctCAAGGTGCCTCAAGATCCCCTCAGGTGCCTCAAGATcctcaaggtgccctcaagatcccctcaggtgccctcaagatcctcaaaggtgccctcaagatcccctcAAGCTGCcctcaaggtgccctcaagatcccctcAAGATGCCCCCCTCAGATCCCCTCAAGGTCCCCAAGATCCCCTCAAGGTGCCCTCTCAAGATCCcctcaaggtgccctcaagatGCCCCTCAAGATCCTctcaaggtgccctcaagatccctcaaggtgccctcaagatcctCAAGATCCCTCAGGTGCCTCAAGATCCTCAAGATCCTCAAGGTGCCTCAAGATCCTCAAGGTGCCCTCTGCCCTCAAGATCCcctcaaggtgccctcaagatcccctcaaggtgccctcaagatcccctcaaggtgccctcaagatcccctcaaggtgccctcaagatcccctcAAGGTGCCCTCAAGGTGCCTCAAGATCCCCTCAAGGTGCCCTCTCAAGTGCCCTCAAGGTGCCTCCCCTCAAGATCCcctcaaggtgccctcaagatcccctaaggtgccctcaagatcctCCCTCAAGATCCCTAAGCTGCCTCAAGATCCCCAGCCTCAAGATCCTAAAGGTGCCCTCTCAAGATGCCCCTAAGGTGCCCTGCAAGCATCCCCTCAAGATCCCCTCAAGGTGCCTCAAGATCCCTCAAGGTGCCCCCTCAAGATCCTCAAAGATGCCCTCAAGATCCCtaaggtgccctcaagatcccctcAAGGTGCCTCCCTCAAGATCCTAA
- the LOC136843133 gene encoding titin-like, with protein MPLWCLKIPRSSKVPSDPSRCLSRSLKVPSRCPQRSPQRCPQDPKVPQDPLKVPSDPLKMQPSRSLKILKCPQDPLQDPLKMPSRCPQDPLKGAPQDPQGAPQGASRCPQDPQGALKDPLKMPSRCPLRSPQGASRSLRCPRSQDPQGALKILSRCPSRSPRSQDPPQRSPSRSSQGASRSLKIP; from the coding sequence ATGCCCCTTTGGTGCCTCAAGATCCCAAGATCCTCTAAGGTGCCCTCAGATCCCTCAAGGTGCCTTTCAAGATCCCTAAAGGTGCCCTCAAGGTGCCCTCAAAGATCCCCTCaaaggtgccctcaagatcccaAGGTGCCTCAAGATCCCCTCAAGGTGCCCTCAGATCCCCTCAAGATGCAGCCCTCAAGATCTCTCAAGATCCTCAAGTGTCCCCAAGATCCCCTGCAAGATCCCCTCAAGATGCcctcaaggtgccctcaagatcccctcAAGGGTGCCCCTCAAGATCCTCAAGGTGCCCCTCAAGGTGcctcaaggtgccctcaagatcctCAAGGTGCCCTCAAAGATCCCCTCAAGATGCCCTCAAGGTGCCCTCTAAGATCCCCTCAAGGTGCCTCAAGATCCCTCAGGTGCCCAAGATCTCAAGATcctcaaggtgccctcaagatcctATCAAGGTGCCCTTCAAGATCCCCCAGATCTCAAGATCCCCCTCAAAGATCCCCATCAAGATCCTCTCAAGGTGCCTCAAGATCCCTCAAGATCCCCTAA
- the LOC136843117 gene encoding titin-like, giving the protein MPSGACPQDPQGALKIPSRCPQDPLKVPQDPSRCLKISGALKILKVPQDPLKVPSRSLMCPQDPLKVPSRSPLVPQIPSRSLQVPSDPLKVPQILLKVPSRSQVPSRSLKVPPRSSRCPQDPLKGALKIPSKVPQGDPQDPQGPQILKILKIHPQGASRSLKVPSRSPQGALKIPSRCPQDPLKIPFGALKVPKMPRCP; this is encoded by the coding sequence ATGCCCTCAGGTGCCTGCCCTCAAGATcctcaaggtgccctcaagatcccctcaaggtgccctcaagatcccctcAAGGTGCCTCAAGATCCCTCAAGGTGCCTCAAGATCTCAGGTGCCCTCAAGATCCTCAAGGTGCCTCAAGATCCcctcaaggtgccctcaagatccctcatgtgccctcaagatcccctcaaggtgccctcaagatcccctcTGGTGCCTCAGATCCCATCAAGATCCCTCCAGGTGCCCTCAGATCCCCTCAAGGTGCCTCAGATCCTcctcaaggtgccctcaagatctcaggtgccctcaagatccctCAAGGTGCCTCCAAGATcctcaaggtgccctcaagatcccctcaaaggtgccctcaagatcccctcAAAGGTGCCTCAAGGTGATCCTCAAGATCCTCAAGGTCCTCAGATCCTCAAGATCCTCAAGATCCATCCTCAAGGTGCCTCAAGATCcctcaaggtgccctcaagatcccctcaaggtgccctcaagatcccctcaaggtgccctcaagatcccctcaagatcccctttggtgccctcaAGGTCCCCAAGATGCCAAGGTGCCCTTAA